In Xiphophorus maculatus strain JP 163 A chromosome 15, X_maculatus-5.0-male, whole genome shotgun sequence, the following are encoded in one genomic region:
- the LOC102218896 gene encoding centrosomal protein of 170 kDa protein B-like isoform X3: protein MSVTSWFLVSSSGTRHRLPKEMIFVGREDCELMLQSRSVDKQHAVINYNPTTDEHLVKDLGSLNGTFVNDLRIPDQTYITLKLSDIIRFGYDSHVYVLEKSQHKVPEEALKHEKYSSQLQMSLKAAEGKKSDEEEGQRGDKTTSTKSITQETPGSRPTPLYGQPSWWGEEDYGSKVQSSDEPHSDFPGALSDSQPKTVFPSYHREPSYFEIPTKDFQHQKTSEGELHEIPTKDTDAPNAPPTPTPPVVQSHASFTIEFDDCMPGKIKIKDHVTKFSTRQRKGQAPPAKTAATATPAEMISAQSKVADWLVHSDVSMMRRHPPCEDVYSTKSDLAMNIKTLKGHHHEDGTQSDSEDPVLKAKSKSQHSVQSEQPETPQQTVQSSQQPVPAQKLHHVLQYSPPRQAPASAVAPDRPLSQSPPQPPSPTEMSRQGLSEHLTQQAFIIEFFDDNPRKKRSQSFTHNPAHGDSYSTLKAKMERRKGGERPASMHGHIPPTQQVTVPLKSQGHSGPQRSSSLKREKTEGEAGSSSSSSRSSSGIIVRPFGSVGKKSKLAQEFATEFLKDSGEKDSSPTKDKVSPPPMSAPPVMVSPPHAQIPFPQEPPALSLVSYPSSPLQPPVASKSFKPAIGPAQVAPLGHPSGPHMSPMLSLGVHGGDPKISQRIVRNEEDDSLSDAGTYTIETESQDKEVEEARNMIDQVFGVLDSPEYSGATTGVYRPVIHEGKDEHRTLPGDGTSVDLLHGFIPATVSAPPTGPMQVQIHAADLEGPKWVSRWASLADSYAEPGSTPPQGECLEDLRYMNQSVGSYSYDTSESETSHSSRTRRLLPQVPPEKVESVTPSILIRHESYQGLKSVDRVYVPPCSQDSTQRLTVQDDVDPDSLSDASRSEDGPALVNAKKIDVITGNVSPVAPGYQFKVQEKVSPTNKSTFFYIGAEDHPGKPEQARSPVQGERTRDPPAKTPPTTVLIRHLSGHEPRRTGVKPNNSAPNLQTQDKDSVPTKDSCIVRQESFTKDRPSDTVQMKKLPHISSHPSIRDMEQSIQETQPFLQETEGALSSLDTKVPSSGSGRSSKKEGSSTHMDDSLSGESDVDTASTVSQVSSKNAPVSSTSKKRPAISSFQKEKSSSSPSIQEKGRQLSARERLSEKRRTQTTDVPSKAEATKRFQMRRSTGNRGSLDLSEGQQGTAPNWTETTSSDHEISHPSSRTKKVIAPLQKEDNGKTPKSAAQQVLTRSNSLSAPRPTRASMLRRARLGDASDNEGTETDRTSQNSDHISAPPKVSAEGKKLSRLDILAMPRKRTGSFTTPSDNESSTSRSGFSGRNSEPAVTARKTSVGDARQAASKGGGAPVKQTVSRTRSSGVKHPSGGSRRKQKGSDFSSSSEEEYDTNTGFSKAKRSSHSTTAGQSQRSQRTAASRTKSVSLETEEDEDQNDIDPYQNWSTHSAEIAKLSQDLAKDLAILAKEIHDVAGDGDPPPTTTSPSSLPNTPGSNISAREEVDLQELHSASDSYNLSYVCSSAKTPCVAYLHGVRPAQLVHRIPEASLNFQKVPPGSAAILDLDANMNEAEPTSLQRRPWNREEVILDNLMLNPVSQLSQAIRENTEQLAEKMKVLFQNKADVWEEIEAKINTENEVPILKTSNKEITSILKELRRVQRQLEVINTIVEPGGSLQAAAITTPSLTQTRQTTKEKKPATRTRTSNANESTKRPPRGPDGSHHAP, encoded by the exons ATGAGCGTGACGTCATGGTTCCTGGTGAGCAGCTCCGGCACGCGGCACCGCCTCCCCAAAGAGATGATATTCGTCGGCCGCGAGGACTGCGAGCTCATGCTGCAG tcGCGCAGCGTGGACAAGCAGCACGCCGTCATCAACTACAACCCAACAACCGACGAACACCTGGTGAAAGACCTGGGCAGCCTGAACGGG acgTTTGTGAACGACCTGCGGATCCCTGATCAGACCTACATCACACTCAAACTGTCCGACATCATCCGCTTCGGATACG ATTCTCACGTCTACGTTCTGGAGAAAAGTCAACACAAAGTCCCTGAGGAGGCGCTGAAG CATGAGAAGTACAGTAGTCAGCTGCAGATGAGCCTGAAGGCTGCAGAGGGGAAGAagagtgatgaagaggaggggcAGCGAGGAGACAAGACGACGAGCACAAAGAGCATCACACAAG AAACCCCCGGGAGTCGGCCCACGCCTCTGTATGGCCAGCCGTCCTGGTGGGGAGAGGAGGATTATGGGAGTAAAGTCCAAAGCAGCGACGAGCCTCATTCAG ATTTTCCTGGAGCTCTCTCCGACTCCCAACCAAAGACCGTCTTCCCTTCCTACCACCGCGAGCCCAGCTACTTCGAGATTCCCACCAAGGACTTCCAGCACCAGAAAACCTCAGAGGGGGAGCTCCATGAGATCCCCACCAAGGATACGGACGCCCCCAACGCCCCGCCAACCCCGACGCCGCCCGTCGTCCAAAGCCACGCCTCTTTCACCATCGAATTTGACGACTGCATGCCTGGCAAGATCAAGATCAAAGACCACGTCACCAAGTTCTCGACTCGCCAGAGGAAGGGTCAGGCGCCCCCCGCCAAGACCGCTGCCACTGCCACACCCGCAGAGATGATATCAGCGCAGAGCAAGGTGGCTGATTGGCTGGTCCACAGTGATGTCAGCATGATGAGGAGGCATCCGCCATGCGAGGACGTCTACAGCACCAAGAGTGACCTCGCCATGAACATCAAGACCCTTAAAG GTCATCATCATGAGGATGGAACCCAGAGTGACTCTGAAGACCCGGTTCTTAAAGCCAAAAGTAAATCCCAGCACTCTGTCCAGTCAGAGCAACCTGAGACACCTCAGCAGACGGTCCAGTCCAGTCAGCAGCCGGTTCCAGCACAGAAGCTCCATCATGTGCTGCAGTACTCTCCGCCCAGACAGGCCCCTGCCTCAGCTGTGGCCCCTGATCGGCCCCTGTCCCAGAGCCCTCCCCAGCCACCATCGCCCACAGAAATGTCCAGACAGGGACTGTCTGAGCACCTCACCCAGCAGGCCTTCATCATCGAGTTCTTTGACGACAACCCGCGCAAGAAGCGTTCACAGTCCTTCACCCACAACCCCGCTCACGGCGACTCTTACTCCACCCTCAAGGCCAAGATGGAGCGACGGAAAGGCGGCGAGAGGCCGGCATCTATGCATGGTCACATCCCTCCCACCCAGCAGGTGACGGTTCCCCTGAAGAGTCAGGGCCACAGTGGCCCTCAGAGGTCAAGCTCTCTAAAGCGGGAGAAGACAGAAGGGGAGGCAGGTTCATCAAGCTCCTCCTCTCGCTCTTCATCAGGCATCATTGTCAGACCTTTTGGCAGTGTTGGGAAGAAGTCAAAGCTTGCCCAGGAGTTTGCTACAGAGTTCCTGAAGGACTCTGGTGAGAAGGATTCCTCCCCAACCAAAGACAAAGTCTCACCTCCACCGATGTCTGCCCCACCAGTGATGGTTTCACCCCCTCATGCCCAGATCCCTTTCCCACAGGAACCTCCAGCACTTTCTTTAGTTTCCTACCCCTCATCCCCATTACAACCTCCAGTAGCCTCAAAGTCCTTCAAACCGGCCATTGGTCCAGCCCAGGTGGCTCCTCTGGGCCATCCATCTGGACCACACATGTCCCCCATGTTGTCTTTGGGAGTGCATGGGGGAGACCCCAAAATTTCCCAGAGGATTGTGAGGAATGAGGAAGACGACAGCCTGAGTGATGCCGGGACTTACACCATAGAGACCGAGTCACAAGataaggaggtggaggaggccCGCAACATGATTGATCAG GTGTTTGGCGTCCTTGACTCTCCAGAGTACAGTGGCGCAACCACAGGAGTCTATAGACCTGTCATACATGAAGGCAAAGATGAGCACCGTACCCTGCCTGGTGATGGTACCAGTGTGGACCTATTGCATGGTTTTATCCCAGCAACTGTCAGTGCCCCCCCAACAGGTCCCATGCAG GTTCAGATTCACGCAGCCGATCTTGAAGGACCTAAATGGGTTTCTCGATGGGCCAGTCTGGCAGACAGCTATGCTGAACCTGGTTCTACTCCTCCTCAAGGGGAATGTCTTGAAG ATTTGCGCTACATGAACCAGTCAGTGGGAAGCTACAGCTATGACACCTCAGAGTCAGAGACGAGCCACAGCTCCAGGACCAGAAGGCTGCTGCCTCAGGTTCCTCCAGAAAAGGTGGAAAGTGTCACTCCAAGCATCCTGATACGGCATGAATCCTACCAAGGTCTTAAATCTGTGGATAGAGTTTACGTTCCTCCCTGTTCCCAAGACTCCACCCAGCGCCTAACCGTTCAGGATGACGTGGACCCAGACAGTCTCAGCGATGCCAGTCGCTCTGAGGATGGACCCGCTCTGGttaatgcaaagaaaattgATGTAATTACCGGAAACGTGTCCCCAGTTGCTCCTGGCTATCAGTTTAAAGTTCAGGAGAAAGTTTCTCCAACCAACAAATCCACCTTCTTCTACATTGGTGCCGAGGATCATCCAGGCAAGCCTGAACAGGCCAGAAGCCCCGTGCAGGGTGAGAGGACTCGAGACCCTCCGGCTAAAACTCCTCCAACAACAGTCTTGATCCGTCACTTGAGTGGACATGAACCCAGAAGGACAGGCGTCAAACCCAACAACTCTGCTCCAAACCTCCAAACGCAAGACAAAGACTCTGTTCCTACAAAGGACAGCTGTATCGTCCGTCAAGAAAGTTTCACCAAAGACCGACCCAGTGACACAGTCCAGATGAAGAAGCTTCCCCACATCTCCAGCCACCCTTCCATTAGAGATATGGAACAGAGCATCCAGGAAACACAGCCCTTCCTTCAGGAGACAGAGGGTGCGCTGTCCTCTCTGGACACCAAGGTTccttcttctggttctggtcgtaGCTCAAAGAAAGAGGGCTCCTCCACCCACATGGATGATTCTCTCTCTGGTGAGTCAGATGTGGATACAGCTAGCACCGTGAGTCAGGTGAGTAGCAAAAATGCTCCTGTTAGCTCCACATCTAAAAAGCGACCTGCCATAAGCAGTTTTCAGAAGGAGAAGTCCTCTTCTAGCCCATCTATCCAAGAAAAGGGTCGACAGCTAAGTGCTCGAGAGCGGCTTTCTGAGAAACGACGCACACAGACAACTGACGTACCAAGCAAGGCAGAGGCAACGAAGCGTTTCCAGATGCGCCGCAGTACAGGAAACCGTGGTTCTCTGGATTTATCCGAAGGTCAACAAGGTACCGCACCTAACTGGACTGAAACTACTTCATCTGATCATGAAATCTCACATCCATCCAGCCGTACCAAGAAAGTTATTGCCCCTCTACAGAAAGAGGACAATGGAAAGACACCTAAGTCAGCAGCTCAACAGGTTTTAACTCGTTCCAACAGCCTGTCAGCACCAAGACCAACTCGAGCCTCCATGCTACGACGCGCTCGCCTCGGTGACGCCTCAGACAACGAGGGCACAGAGACCGATCGGACCTCCCAGAACTCTGATCACATTTCTGCACCCCCTAAGGTCTCCGCTGAAGGTAAGAAGCTGTCCAGACTGGACATCTTGGCGATGCCCAGGAAGAGAACCGGCTCATTTACGACTCCAAGTGACAACGAGTCCTCGACAAGTCGGTCTGGCTTCTCCGGTCGCAACAGTGAGCCAGCTGTCACAGCAAGGAAGACGTCTGTTGGTGATGCTCGCCAGGCAGCCAGTAAAGGGGGCGGAGCTCCGGTGAAGCAAACAGTGTCACGTACCCGATCAAGCGGAGTGAAGCATCCCAGCGGCG GGTCACGTCGCAAACAGAAGGGCTCAGACTTCTCGTCTTCCTCTGAGGAAGAATACGACACAAACACTGGCTTCTCCAAAGCAAAGCGATCCTCCCATTCAACGACCGCTGGCCAATCACAGCGCAGCCAGAGGACAGCCGCCAGCAGAACCAAGTCTGTCTCCCTGGAAACCGAGGAGGACGAGGACCAGAACGACATCGACCCATACCAGAACTGGTCCACTCACAGCGCTGAGATCGCCAA GCTCAGTCAGGACCTGGCCAAAGATCTGGCCATCTTGGCGAAGGAGATCCATGACGTCGCTGGGGATGGGGATCCTCCACCCACCACCACCTCCCCTAGCTCACTCCCCAACACGCCAGGCTCCAACATCTCTGCCCGGGAGGAG gtTGATCTGCAGGAGCTTCATTCTGCTTCAGACTCTTACAACCTTTCATATGTTTGTTCTTCTGCAAAGACGCCATGTGTTGCATATCTCCACGGGGTTCGACCGGCTCAG CTGGTCCATCGTATTCCTGAGGCCAGCTTAAACTTCCAGAAGGTTCCTCCAGGTTCTGCGGCCATCTTGGACCTGGACGCTAATATGAATGAGGCAGAGCCCACTTCTTTGCAACGCCGTCCGTGGAACCGTGAAGAG GTGATCCTGGACAACCTGATGCTGAACCCGGTTTCCCAGCTGTCCCAGGCCATCCGGGAAAACACCGAGCAGCTGGCCGAGAAGATGAA GGTTTTGTTCCAGAACAAAGCAGATGTATGGGAGGAGATCGAGGCCAAGATCAACACCGAGAATGAAGTTCCCATTTTAAAAACCTCCAACAAG GAAATTACCTCCATTTTGAAGGAACTGAGACGAGTCCAAAGGCAGCTGGAAG TCATAAACACCATCGTGGAGCCCGGTGGGAGTCTTCAGGCGGCCGCCATCACAACGCCGTCTCTGACTCAAACTCGCCAAACCACGAAGGAGAAGAAACCCGCTACCAGAACCCGGACCTCCAACGCCAACGAAAGCACCAAGCGACCGCCTCGTGGGCCTGATGGGTCCCACCACGCGCCCTGA